The genome window CATTTGCCCATCCCGATCAATGGTTCGCTCAATCACGTGGAAGACTTGCCGGAGCGGTCGGTCAAATCCTTTTTCCGTAAACTCGATGAAACCGACATACTCCTTCTTGCCTTCACGCTGCTGGCAGCAAATGCCCGAGGATTCGGCGATGCGCAGCCACAGCTCTTTCGGTTCCTTGCGGAGGTTGGCTTTAATGATGTAGTCCACTTGTTCACGGTGACATACGCGCAAATTGTCGATGCTGTCGTTTCCCGCGTCCATGCGGACGAGAATCGGCAGATCCGTCACGCGCCGCGCATACGCGATGCTCCGGGTCAAAAAAGCAGCCGTCCCGTTCTGGACATGCGTGCTGCCTTCCCGCAGTTCGACGTTGACGCCGTAACCCTCCTGGCCCAGGTAAGCAAATATGGGCGCGTAGCCGTCGAAACCTTTGTACGTGCGGCAGACGCCTTCTTTTCGGGTGCCGGAATTGTCAAAGGGAGAAACGTCGATGTCCAGCGGTACGCAGACGACCGAACCGGCCTGAACACCGGTAAGCGGCGCCTCGACGCGGCGAATCAGATCGGCCGATTCCTCCAGAAGAATCTCGTTCCATCCCGCCGCTTCTGTCGCAGCACGATCCAGGCGTTGCCGAAGCGTCGGACTGGAGGGCACTTTTTGCAGTTGCAAACAGATCGGAAATACATCGTCGTTCCGAAACGGCTCAATATGGTCGAAATCACTCTTGCCTTGGCAGAGAAGCCCGATGTAACTTTTCATCACGTCGGCATGAGAATGATAGGGGTTCTCCATCTCCGAGAGGCGTGTATGGTTTAAACGCTTGGCTAATCTGGCATGTGCAAGCAATGCCCCTACGGTTGCCAGACCGGCATGGGTGGAAAGGATAAGCTCCTTGGAGCGAACGAACTTGATTTTCATATATGACACCCCGCAGGTGAATGTTATCTTGTTTATGTCATTCGCCTTCGGAAGTGTATTTGCCTGCTTTTTCTCGCATTTTCATCAGTTGATGATCACGGATTCAGGTGATTTTTATTTTGTCGAAAATATCAATTACATATTTTCCAATTAAGGATTTCATCGTTTTCCATAAACCGTGAGATTGTCAAAAGCAGCAAATAAATATCGGCGTCAAAACGCAACTCGTCCCTTACCTTCCCATTCCCGATGAAGTTTAAAATACAAGAATTTGAGTTAAATCGAGTAGAAGGGGGCGGCTAGCCCCCGTCCTCTCACACCACCTGGCATGCGGGTCCGCACCAGGCGGTTCCGAAGAGTTAACGAAATGCCAAGTAACATTCAAGCATGCTGACCAGCCCTTGCGCCTGAAAATATCGGGTGTCAAGGGCGTTGTTCAGGTTGCGGGACATCTCCCATGGCCCCCGGCGTGAGTTTGCCATCATATGGACGAAGTGTTCCGGTACCCCCAGCGCCCGCAGTTCACGGTAGCGCGTCCGTATCCGTTTCCACTGCTTCCATAGGCACATCCTCAGCCGCCGGCGTATCCACTGGTCAAGAGTTTCGCAGTGCGACTTTGCGGCCGCAATGCGGAAATACCCGACCCATCCCGTGATGTACCGGTTCAGTTCCCGGATTCGTTGCTCCATGGTGACAGGCCGGGTCCTGGATGTGATGGCCCTGACCCGTTCCTTGAAGCGTTCCACCGTCTTTGGAGC of Bacillus thermozeamaize contains these proteins:
- a CDS encoding transposase, producing the protein MKIKFVRSKELILSTHAGLATVGALLAHARLAKRLNHTRLSEMENPYHSHADVMKSYIGLLCQGKSDFDHIEPFRNDDVFPICLQLQKVPSSPTLRQRLDRAATEAAGWNEILLEESADLIRRVEAPLTGVQAGSVVCVPLDIDVSPFDNSGTRKEGVCRTYKGFDGYAPIFAYLGQEGYGVNVELREGSTHVQNGTAAFLTRSIAYARRVTDLPILVRMDAGNDSIDNLRVCHREQVDYIIKANLRKEPKELWLRIAESSGICCQQREGKKEYVGFIEFTEKGFDRPLRQVFHVIERTIDRDGQMLLVPEIEVNVYWTSLRCGPWRVIELYRDHATSEQFHSEIKTDLDLERLPAG